GGATACATCCGGAGGACAAGACCGGGACGATCGCCAAAGTTTCCCAAAAGGACTCTGTTCGAAAGGCTCTCCTGGCGAGCACAAAGGCCAGTACCACGAATGGAATCAAGCTGCAGATCGCGAGGATGTTCATGACTTGGGGGAGTTCATATCGAGCTCCAAACTAATATCCGCGGCGGGCGCGGAGTGCGTCAAGGCCCCTACCGAAACGAAATCGACGCCCGTGGCCGCGATCGAGCGGACGTTCTTCAGGCTGACGCCGCCCGAGGCCTCGAGGACGGCGCGTCCCGCGGTCCGCCGGACCGCCTCGGCCAGTCGCGTGACCGGCATGTTGTCGAGCAGGATGCGGCGGGCTCCGGCGTCGAGCGCCTCGGCCAATTCCCGCAGGTTCTTTACCTCGACGATGATTTGGCGCTTGCCCTTCAACCCGGCCAACCGGGCCAGGGCCTCGCGCACCGAGCCCGCCACGACCAGGTGATTATCCTTCGCCATCGCCGCCGAGCGCAAATCAAAACGGTGGTTGACCCCGCCGCCGGCGGCCACCGCGTAGCGCTCCAGCAGGCGCAGGCCCGGCGTGGTCTTGCGGGTGTCGAGGATCTTCGCCCGCGTGCCGCGGACCGCGGCGACGAAGCGCCGGGTCAGGGTAGCGATGCCGCAGAGCCGTTGGAGGAAATTGAGGGCGACGCGCTCGCCCGAGAGCAGGGCGCGGGCGGGGCCGGAGAGCTCGGCCAGGACGGCGCCTTTTTTCAAGGGGGCGCCTTCTTGGAATTTCGCGCGGATCTTGATTTTTGGATCCAGCAGGCGGAAGGTCGCGGCGACGAGGGGCAGGCCGCAGAGGACCATGTCTTGCTTGGCGAGCAGGACGGCCTTGGCCTTGAGATTCTTGGGGACGATGGCGCGGGTGGTGATGTCGTCGAAGGCCGCGTCCTCGCGGAGGGCGTTGAGGCAGAGGCGCTGGATTTCGGGGGCGGGTAGTTTCATCGGTTCCCCCTATAACAACTCGAGGGCCTCGTGGATCTCTTGGATCTTCTTGCGGTACATCGCCTCTTTCTCGCGGTTCTCCTCGAGAAGCTCCGCCGGGGCCTTCGAGAGGAACTCGGCGTTGCCCAGCATCTTCAGCGTCGCCGCCAGGCCATTGTTGAGCTTGGCCAACTCCTTCTCTTGCCGCAGGCGTTCTTTTTGCAGATCCACCACGCTCTTCAGGTCGACCCAGACGACAATATCCTTATATCGTGTCACGCCTCGAGCAACACCTTTCTCCTCCCGTATTCGAGAATCGTTGAGCGAAAATTGCTTTAAACGCGTTAGATTCCCGGCTGAAAAGGCAATATCCTCAAATTGATCAGCGACGGCTGGATCCGAAGTAAAGACAACAGCCCTGTTTAACACGCTAGCATCCTGCACCCCCGTCTCCTTCCGGATCTGCCGGATCTTCTCGACGATGGCGGTAAGGGCCTCGATGCGCTCTTCCGCGGCGCGGAACTCGGCCCGGCGCGGCGCCGGCAGCGCCTGGGGGAATTTAGCCGTCGCCAGCAGGGCTGTGCCGCGCGGCGCCAGCTTCTGCCAGAGCTCCTCGCTTAAGAAGGGCATGAAGGGGTGCAGCAGGCGCAGGCTTTGGTCCAGCACCAGGGCCGCGACCGTCGCCAGCTCGCGGCGCACCTCGGCGTCCTCGGACTTGAGCCCCGGCTTGATCAGCTCGAGAAACCAATCGCAATAAGTCCCCCAGAAGAAATGGTAGGTCGCCATCGCCGCGTCGTTGAAGCGATACTCCGCGATTCCCCGGCGCACGCCCTCGACCGCCTCCGAGAGCTTCGCCAGGATCCACCGGCCGATGTCGTGCTTGGCCTCGAAGCGCGCCGGATCGAAGTCGATCTGGGCCAAGGCCCCCAAATCCGCGTGCGGCAGGGCCATCGTCTGCACGAAGCGCGCCGCGTTCCAGATCTTGTTGCAGAAATTGCGGTAGCCCAGGATGCGCTCTTCCGAGAGCTTGATGTCGCGGCCCTGGGCCGCGAAGGCCGCCAGGGTGAAGCGGAAGGCGTCGGTGCCGAATTTTTCCATCACCTCCAGCGGGTCGATGACGTTGCCCTTGCTCTTGCTCATCTTCTGCCCCTGCGCGTCGCGGATCAGGGCGTGGATGTAGACGTCGCGGAAGGGCACCTCGCCCGTGAAGTGGATCCCCATCATCATCATCCGGGCGACCCAGAAGAAGATGATGTCGAAGCCGGTCACCAGGCAGGAGGTCGGGTAATAGGCCTTGAGCCGCGGGGTCTTCTCGGGCCAGCCCAGGGTCGAGAAGGGCCAGAGGGCCGAAG
Above is a genomic segment from Deltaproteobacteria bacterium PRO3 containing:
- the nadC gene encoding carboxylating nicotinate-nucleotide diphosphorylase, whose protein sequence is MKLPAPEIQRLCLNALREDAAFDDITTRAIVPKNLKAKAVLLAKQDMVLCGLPLVAATFRLLDPKIKIRAKFQEGAPLKKGAVLAELSGPARALLSGERVALNFLQRLCGIATLTRRFVAAVRGTRAKILDTRKTTPGLRLLERYAVAAGGGVNHRFDLRSAAMAKDNHLVVAGSVREALARLAGLKGKRQIIVEVKNLRELAEALDAGARRILLDNMPVTRLAEAVRRTAGRAVLEASGGVSLKNVRSIAATGVDFVSVGALTHSAPAADISLELDMNSPKS
- a CDS encoding valine--tRNA ligase, producing the protein VNSHLWHIRYPLEADPQDCVTVATTRPETLLGDTAVAVHPDDARYKHLVGKRVELPFVKRLIPIVADAMVDASFGSGAVKVTPAHDFNDFEVGNRHGLERVNVFTPDARMNDQAGPFEGLDRFEARARIVKELEERGLLLKVDEHKASVGHCYRCKTVVEPYLSMQWFVKTEPLAKPAIQAVRSGKTRIVPQHWENTYFHWMENIRDWCVSRQIWWGHRIPAWYCGRCAENEHPSDGVIVSRSDLKVCPHCGHDDLRQESDVLDTWFSSALWPFSTLGWPEKTPRLKAYYPTSCLVTGFDIIFFWVARMMMMGIHFTGEVPFRDVYIHALIRDAQGQKMSKSKGNVIDPLEVMEKFGTDAFRFTLAAFAAQGRDIKLSEERILGYRNFCNKIWNAARFVQTMALPHADLGALAQIDFDPARFEAKHDIGRWILAKLSEAVEGVRRGIAEYRFNDAAMATYHFFWGTYCDWFLELIKPGLKSEDAEVRRELATVAALVLDQSLRLLHPFMPFLSEELWQKLAPRGTALLATAKFPQALPAPRRAEFRAAEERIEALTAIVEKIRQIRKETGVQDASVLNRAVVFTSDPAVADQFEDIAFSAGNLTRLKQFSLNDSRIREEKGVARGVTRYKDIVVWVDLKSVVDLQKERLRQEKELAKLNNGLAATLKMLGNAEFLSKAPAELLEENREKEAMYRKKIQEIHEALELL